In the Granulosicoccus antarcticus IMCC3135 genome, CCTCAGGAAGCCTTGCGCAACTGCTTGTCTTCATACATTCGCGCGTCCGCCTCTATCAAAAGAGTGTCAAGCTTGCAGCTTCTGTCATTGGCGGCACTCAGTCCGATACTGCAGCCAACGTTGTGAGCGCCAGAGGGCAGGAAGAATGCTTCAGAAAACATCTTGTTAAGGCGTTCTATTATATCGTGTACATTCCTTGCATCCGCTCCCAGAGCCACGATGACAAATTCATCGCCACCCCAGCGAATCAATGCCGAATTACCACCAATAATTTCCTTGAGTCGCTTGGCAACCGCTACCAGTATCTGATCTCCCACATCGTGGCCAAACTGATCATTGATCGCCTTAAAGCCGTTCAAATCCAGAAACAGTATTGCGCGATCCTTGATTTTTGATCGCTTCTGATCCAGCAGTTCGATGAGCTCATTGCCTCTCATCCTATTAAAAAGCCCGGTCAACTCGTCGTGATGAGCTCGATACAAAAGCTGTTGCTCAGCGTGCGCCCGTCGGTTGATATCTTCAAGTAGATCCTTCGCCAGTTTGTCGATACTACGCGATGTCATACCGATTTCATCCACCGACGAATCACCAATGGCAGAATGCAGATCACCACTGGCAATTCGATCTGCAGCTTTTGAAAGCCTCTGCATGCGTTGTCCCAACGGTCGCAAAAACAGTATCCAGCCAAGTACAACGCCCATCATCAGCGCAATTGTTGCTATCAATACGATTCTCTGGACCTCAGCAACGGGTTGGAATGCTTCAACGGCATCAATTTTCACCACTAAGCCCCAGCCAGTCTCTGGCAGCGTTTCAATGGCCAGTATGGAATCGATCGAACGGTAATCCGGTGAGTGCACA is a window encoding:
- a CDS encoding sensor domain-containing diguanylate cyclase, whose protein sequence is MTDAPRLGLQSKLAIWLLVVLIPVVVAGTACLYTINLRLSQRIEADLMNTRRLEAARITEALANYKSDVESLVAGRDVVALVSRIDKAQRDPSVSGITIDRYNGFDTIDPLSDKPLQQLVDGLDEKARSVGSEVVELKLSDMQGKVLGSTAGFAWEPYDRAIVAKAIAQQKTLFGNAFRANSGEHRMGMVSPVYDLRREIIGVLQVEMRLEPIVGLVVAHEGFGETSEAHIAQPTVDGDAEFITLLRFKRKAAFNKIVPKSKNLPINWSLESPGGQLVHSPDYRSIDSILAIETLPETGWGLVVKIDAVEAFQPVAEVQRIVLIATIALMMGVVLGWILFLRPLGQRMQRLSKAADRIASGDLHSAIGDSSVDEIGMTSRSIDKLAKDLLEDINRRAHAEQQLLYRAHHDELTGLFNRMRGNELIELLDQKRSKIKDRAILFLDLNGFKAINDQFGHDVGDQILVAVAKRLKEIIGGNSALIRWGGDEFVIVALGADARNVHDIIERLNKMFSEAFFLPSGAHNVGCSIGLSAANDRSCKLDTLLIEADARMYEDKQLRKAS